One region of Termitidicoccus mucosus genomic DNA includes:
- a CDS encoding LacI family DNA-binding transcriptional regulator, protein MAAKSKAPVPSAASAPVDIKSLARLVGVSIGTVSRALNNRYGVNPDTRRRVLEAARAHNFLPNGAARRLRHRPSLQLGLFFAPYYGPNREINPAALNLIEALRASLAEHGAELRVLYYKDDEELRAQAEGVDVGLFYGHFEAPAFDVAHGLGIPAILYDKRSAHEDQVSLMADTSRSCGMAVQYLAALGHERIAMVTGPSGEQYFHNYLETFPAAMAEFNLPVRPEWVVALDAAACNKDGACAAVLPLLKKRVRPSAVIFASDWLAIGGRKAARDAGLRVPDDISLIGYDNLAVTSELDPPLTTFDVHIPRVVETLTLLATQLGTRKLRAARGALRKEYLIIPDFVKRRSCRCLRPARPGT, encoded by the coding sequence ATGGCTGCAAAATCCAAAGCCCCCGTCCCGTCCGCCGCCTCCGCCCCGGTCGATATCAAGAGCCTCGCCCGCCTCGTCGGCGTGAGCATCGGCACCGTCTCGCGGGCGCTCAACAACCGCTACGGGGTGAACCCCGACACCCGCCGCCGCGTGCTGGAGGCGGCGCGCGCACACAATTTTCTGCCCAATGGCGCCGCCCGCCGGCTGCGCCACCGCCCCTCGCTTCAACTCGGGCTTTTTTTCGCCCCCTACTACGGGCCGAACCGCGAGATCAACCCCGCCGCGCTCAATCTCATCGAGGCCCTGCGCGCCAGCCTGGCGGAGCACGGCGCGGAATTGCGCGTGCTCTATTACAAGGACGACGAGGAACTGCGCGCCCAGGCCGAAGGCGTGGACGTGGGACTGTTTTACGGGCACTTCGAGGCGCCGGCGTTTGACGTCGCGCACGGGCTGGGCATCCCCGCCATCCTCTACGACAAGCGCTCGGCGCACGAGGACCAGGTGTCGCTCATGGCCGACACGAGCCGCAGTTGTGGCATGGCGGTGCAGTATCTCGCCGCGCTCGGCCATGAGCGCATCGCGATGGTCACGGGGCCCTCGGGCGAGCAGTATTTCCACAACTATCTGGAAACGTTCCCGGCGGCGATGGCGGAGTTCAACCTGCCCGTCCGCCCGGAGTGGGTTGTCGCGCTGGACGCCGCCGCCTGCAACAAGGACGGCGCGTGCGCCGCCGTGCTGCCGCTCCTCAAAAAACGAGTCCGTCCCTCGGCCGTTATTTTTGCCTCCGACTGGCTCGCCATCGGCGGGCGCAAGGCCGCGCGCGACGCCGGGCTCCGCGTGCCGGACGACATCAGCCTGATCGGCTACGACAACCTCGCGGTCACCTCCGAGCTGGACCCGCCGCTGACCACCTTCGACGTGCACATTCCCCGCGTGGTCGAGACCCTCACCCTGCTCGCCACGCAACTCGGCACGCGCAAGCTCCGGGCCGCGCGAGGCGCGTTGCGGAAGGAATATCTCATCATCCCCGATTTCGTGAAGCGCCGGTCCTGCCGCTGCCTGCGCCCCGCGCGGCCCGGCACGTAG
- a CDS encoding sodium:solute symporter family protein, translated as MHIGLLDWIIIIGVAGLFLGSAVYLKKYTRSVADFLAADRCAGRYLVSVGQGMSLFGVTAMVANFEKFFQAGFGAMWWEFMLAPVGLIVAMSGWVVYRFRATRALTLAQFFEMRYTRRFRIMSGMLGFVSGLLNYGVFPGIVANVLIQLADLPAQTVILGLGVDTRALVMLPLMLVPLLITLYGGMITCIVTNFLQGMFMIAVYVAITLYLLKRFDWAVMMESVSAAPAGASLLDPFDQKAIADFNIWFFLIFTFKAFYNCLGWQNAQGFNAAATSPHEARMASVLSEWRRGFLYIVPLVIPICAYTVLHHAGLTDLGALVQSRLGEIGDPQIRSQMTVPVTLAVILPTGLLGLFIASIIGGSTAADASQLHSWGSIFIQDVVLPLRKKPFTPAEQLRCLRLAAAGVALFAYLWSLFFPMRDHIFMYFLITGTIYLGGSGAVIIGGLYWRRATVQGAWTAMITGAVVALLGVGLQTVWPSVPFLLSLAPRMPLNGAWLAMVAYVASIAGFIVVSLVTSHGKRFDLDRMLGRTGEAGAPETAEKVAEKSSTTARPRDIYTREDRWTIGLKVGWTTVFTAAFVIGTVLGVAGWLRIEWWRGWWGFTVLVSMLAAVATVVWFVIGGRRDLQKLFTHLRTASRDEEDNGTVDAKK; from the coding sequence ATGCACATCGGCCTGCTCGACTGGATTATCATCATCGGAGTGGCCGGCCTGTTTCTCGGCAGCGCCGTCTATCTGAAAAAATATACACGCAGCGTGGCGGACTTTCTCGCCGCCGACCGCTGCGCGGGGCGCTACCTCGTGTCGGTCGGCCAGGGCATGAGCCTGTTTGGCGTCACGGCCATGGTCGCCAATTTCGAGAAATTCTTCCAGGCCGGGTTCGGCGCGATGTGGTGGGAGTTCATGCTCGCGCCCGTGGGCCTGATCGTGGCCATGAGCGGCTGGGTCGTGTATCGCTTCCGGGCGACGCGGGCGCTCACGCTCGCGCAGTTCTTCGAGATGCGCTACACGCGGCGCTTCCGCATCATGTCGGGCATGCTCGGGTTCGTGTCGGGGCTGCTGAACTACGGCGTGTTTCCCGGCATCGTCGCCAACGTGCTCATCCAGCTCGCCGACCTGCCCGCGCAAACCGTCATCCTCGGCCTCGGCGTGGACACGCGCGCGCTCGTCATGCTGCCGCTGATGCTGGTGCCGCTGTTGATCACGCTCTATGGCGGGATGATCACGTGCATCGTGACCAATTTTCTCCAGGGCATGTTCATGATCGCCGTGTATGTGGCGATCACGCTTTATTTGCTGAAACGCTTCGATTGGGCCGTGATGATGGAAAGCGTGTCAGCCGCGCCCGCCGGGGCTTCGCTGCTGGACCCGTTCGACCAGAAGGCCATCGCGGATTTTAATATCTGGTTTTTCCTCATTTTCACGTTCAAGGCTTTTTATAACTGCCTCGGCTGGCAAAACGCACAGGGCTTCAATGCCGCCGCGACCTCGCCGCACGAGGCCCGCATGGCGAGCGTGCTCAGCGAGTGGCGGCGCGGCTTTTTATATATCGTGCCGCTGGTGATCCCGATTTGCGCCTACACCGTGCTGCACCACGCGGGGCTGACCGACCTGGGCGCGCTCGTGCAGTCGCGCCTCGGCGAAATCGGCGACCCGCAAATCCGCAGCCAGATGACCGTGCCGGTCACGCTCGCGGTGATCCTGCCCACCGGGTTGCTGGGATTGTTCATCGCCTCGATTATCGGCGGTTCCACGGCGGCCGACGCCAGCCAGCTCCATTCCTGGGGCAGCATTTTTATCCAGGATGTCGTGCTGCCGCTGCGCAAAAAACCGTTCACGCCCGCGGAGCAGTTGCGCTGCCTGCGCCTTGCGGCGGCGGGCGTGGCGCTTTTCGCGTATCTGTGGAGCCTGTTCTTCCCGATGCGCGACCATATTTTTATGTATTTTCTCATCACCGGGACGATTTATCTCGGCGGCTCCGGCGCGGTCATCATCGGCGGACTCTACTGGCGCCGCGCCACCGTGCAGGGCGCATGGACGGCGATGATCACCGGCGCAGTGGTGGCCCTGCTCGGCGTCGGCCTGCAAACGGTGTGGCCCTCGGTGCCGTTCCTCCTGAGCCTCGCGCCCCGCATGCCGCTCAACGGCGCGTGGCTGGCGATGGTCGCCTACGTGGCCTCGATCGCCGGCTTCATCGTCGTCTCGCTGGTGACCTCGCACGGAAAACGCTTCGACCTCGACCGCATGCTCGGACGGACGGGTGAAGCCGGCGCCCCGGAAACCGCGGAAAAGGTCGCGGAAAAATCCTCCACGACCGCCAGACCGCGCGACATCTACACGCGCGAAGACCGCTGGACCATCGGCCTGAAGGTCGGATGGACGACGGTCTTCACGGCCGCGTTTGTCATCGGCACGGTGCTGGGCGTCGCGGGTTGGCTCCGGATCGAGTGGTGGCGCGGCTGGTGGGGCTTCACCGTGCTCGTGTCGATGCTCG
- a CDS encoding beta-galactosidase, with amino-acid sequence MKTAPSSTHPAPRIPHSAFAPKNVSFDQRALLIDGCRTLILSGAMHYPRSTPAMWPALMKQARRGGLNTIETYVFWNHHERRRGVLDFSDRLDLPRFCRLAQEHGLHVILRIGPYVCAETNYGGLPAWLRELPGVQMRTDNEPFKREMERWVRLVAEIIRPLCAPNGGPIILAQIENEYDNIAATYGDEGRAYLQWAVDLARSLNLGIPWVTCAAGRAAEAGPNDVASADGSLETINTFRAHEVLDAFSQKHPGLPALWTENWVGWYQTWGGLLPKRPAEELAYSTARFFAAGGAGVNYYLWHGGTNFGREGMYLNITSFEFGAPLDEYGLPTTKSAHLAKLNHALLACADRMLASERPSIASAGPAQVVCAYEGGVAFLCNDDEHAAATIRHDGRDHALAPRSVKIIAENGRVLFDSATLPRPVTRAFRTAARLAPFRVWREPLPEEWLAALQTPRVSAKPVEQLSLTRDETDYCWYETTLAVAKSEAGAPRRLQLDGTADIVHVFVDGKLAASTPGPLRERRGLLDGLAFKQSFELALPAGSHRLSLLCCALGLIKGDWMLGYANMAEERKGLWGAARWNGRPLRGAWRMQPGLAGERARVFDAPGCFAPWKPLKKTAARVAPLAWLETTFPRPSARGPFAFDLGAMGKGMVWLNGRCLGRHWLIPESDPMGPWMDWMKRSLVGAPSGVATQRYYHIPSEWLRDQNRLVLFEELGGEPAKIRLVRRV; translated from the coding sequence ATGAAAACAGCACCATCCTCGACTCATCCCGCACCTCGCATCCCGCACTCCGCATTCGCCCCGAAAAACGTATCCTTCGACCAGCGCGCACTGCTCATCGACGGCTGCCGCACGCTCATCCTCAGCGGCGCCATGCACTACCCGCGGAGCACGCCCGCCATGTGGCCGGCGCTCATGAAGCAGGCCCGCCGCGGCGGCCTCAACACCATCGAGACCTATGTGTTCTGGAACCACCACGAGCGCCGTCGCGGTGTCCTTGATTTTTCCGACCGTCTCGATCTTCCCCGCTTCTGCCGCCTCGCGCAGGAGCACGGCCTGCATGTGATCCTCCGCATCGGCCCCTATGTCTGCGCCGAGACCAACTACGGCGGCCTGCCCGCGTGGCTGCGCGAGCTTCCCGGCGTGCAGATGCGCACCGACAACGAGCCGTTCAAGCGCGAGATGGAGCGCTGGGTCCGCCTCGTCGCGGAAATCATCCGCCCGCTCTGCGCGCCCAACGGTGGTCCCATCATCCTCGCCCAGATTGAAAACGAATACGACAACATCGCCGCCACCTACGGCGACGAGGGCCGCGCCTACCTGCAATGGGCGGTCGATCTCGCCCGCTCGCTCAACCTCGGCATCCCGTGGGTCACCTGCGCGGCGGGGCGCGCCGCCGAGGCCGGGCCGAACGACGTCGCCAGCGCCGACGGCTCCCTCGAAACCATCAACACTTTTCGAGCCCACGAGGTGCTCGACGCGTTTTCCCAAAAACATCCCGGACTGCCCGCGCTCTGGACGGAAAACTGGGTCGGCTGGTATCAAACTTGGGGCGGTCTGCTGCCCAAGCGCCCGGCGGAGGAACTCGCCTATTCCACCGCCCGCTTTTTCGCCGCGGGCGGCGCGGGGGTGAACTACTATCTCTGGCACGGCGGCACCAATTTCGGGCGCGAGGGCATGTATCTTAATATAACCAGTTTCGAGTTCGGCGCCCCGCTTGACGAATACGGCCTGCCCACGACGAAATCCGCGCACCTCGCGAAACTCAATCACGCGCTTCTCGCCTGCGCCGACCGGATGCTCGCCTCCGAACGCCCGAGCATCGCGTCTGCCGGTCCCGCCCAGGTTGTCTGCGCCTACGAAGGCGGCGTCGCGTTTCTTTGCAACGACGACGAGCACGCCGCCGCGACGATCCGCCATGACGGCCGCGACCATGCGCTCGCGCCGCGCTCCGTGAAAATCATCGCGGAAAACGGACGTGTGCTCTTCGACTCCGCCACGCTCCCCCGCCCGGTGACGAGAGCATTCCGCACCGCGGCCCGTCTCGCACCGTTCCGCGTCTGGAGGGAACCGCTCCCGGAGGAGTGGCTCGCCGCGTTGCAGACGCCGCGGGTCTCGGCCAAGCCCGTCGAACAGCTCTCGCTCACGCGCGACGAGACCGATTACTGCTGGTATGAAACCACGCTCGCCGTCGCGAAATCCGAGGCCGGGGCGCCGCGCCGCCTGCAACTCGACGGCACTGCCGACATCGTGCACGTGTTCGTGGACGGAAAGCTCGCCGCGAGCACGCCAGGGCCGCTGCGCGAACGCCGCGGACTGTTGGACGGACTGGCTTTCAAGCAAAGCTTCGAACTCGCGCTGCCCGCCGGCAGTCACCGGCTGTCGCTGCTTTGTTGCGCGCTCGGCCTCATCAAGGGCGACTGGATGCTCGGCTACGCTAACATGGCGGAGGAGCGCAAAGGCTTGTGGGGGGCCGCCCGCTGGAATGGCCGCCCCTTGCGCGGCGCCTGGCGCATGCAGCCCGGACTGGCGGGCGAGCGCGCCCGGGTGTTTGACGCCCCGGGCTGCTTCGCGCCGTGGAAGCCGTTGAAAAAAACGGCCGCGCGCGTCGCGCCGCTTGCATGGCTCGAGACGACTTTCCCGCGCCCTTCGGCGCGCGGCCCGTTCGCGTTCGATCTGGGCGCGATGGGCAAGGGCATGGTCTGGCTCAACGGCCGCTGCCTCGGACGCCACTGGCTCATCCCGGAAAGCGACCCCATGGGGCCGTGGATGGACTGGATGAAGCGCAGCCTCGTCGGTGCGCCCAGCGGCGTGGCGACCCAGCGTTATTATCATATCCCGTCCGAATGGCTGCGCGACCAGAACCGCCTCGTGCTCTTCGAGGAACTCGGCGGCGAACCAGCGAAAATTCGTCTTGTCCGCCGGGTGTAG
- a CDS encoding TonB-dependent siderophore receptor, whose amino-acid sequence MNPSHEIRYILLACVLCVTMCAPGISPLDAQVRPASPDNDFTDVVVLPEFSVQGKDDGSYLATESTSGTRIAMPISSLPYSVQVLTADFINDFQLFDLDEQVPFISGMAPGDPATGGGGGTRLRGFNVPYFRNGFYRSQTPESNSIERVEVIKGPQSAIYGRVAPGGVVNYISKKPQTKFRTGIAAIAGSYDYNRVDAYVTGPLVKDRLYYRLDVAYYDMERATEFWFNRTFNLSAGVTYKISPNTSLTFEVEHTDRMMNNYYAQARYIDRRGSDDPADWVISGSVYDLPDRRIAERLVNFNVSGEERRTSRKMIHIIYSLNTAWPRT is encoded by the coding sequence ATGAATCCTTCTCATGAAATTCGTTATATATTATTAGCATGCGTGTTATGCGTGACGATGTGTGCGCCGGGCATTTCTCCGCTTGATGCCCAGGTCAGGCCGGCGTCGCCCGATAATGACTTTACGGATGTTGTGGTGCTTCCTGAATTCAGTGTTCAAGGGAAAGACGATGGTTCTTATCTGGCCACCGAATCCACTTCGGGGACCCGCATCGCCATGCCGATCTCCAGCCTGCCTTATTCCGTCCAAGTGTTGACGGCGGACTTTATCAATGATTTCCAGCTATTTGATCTCGATGAACAAGTGCCCTTTATCAGCGGCATGGCTCCGGGTGATCCGGCGACCGGCGGTGGCGGCGGAACGAGGCTTCGCGGGTTTAATGTGCCTTATTTTCGCAACGGCTTCTACCGCAGCCAGACGCCGGAATCAAACAGCATTGAGCGGGTCGAGGTGATCAAGGGACCGCAGTCCGCCATCTACGGGAGAGTTGCGCCCGGCGGCGTGGTGAATTATATCTCGAAAAAGCCCCAGACCAAGTTTCGCACGGGGATTGCGGCAATTGCCGGTTCATACGATTATAACCGAGTCGACGCATATGTGACGGGGCCCTTGGTGAAGGACAGGCTGTATTACCGCCTGGATGTCGCATATTACGACATGGAGAGGGCCACGGAATTCTGGTTTAACCGCACATTCAATCTATCCGCGGGTGTGACTTATAAAATATCCCCCAACACCTCCCTTACCTTTGAGGTTGAGCATACGGACAGAATGATGAACAACTATTACGCCCAAGCCAGATACATTGACCGCAGAGGATCCGACGACCCCGCGGACTGGGTAATCTCAGGCAGCGTGTACGACCTGCCTGACCGCCGGATTGCCGAGCGGCTGGTCAATTTCAACGTGAGCGGCGAGGAGCGCCGGACCAGCAGAAAAATGATTCATATTATATACAGCTTGAACACCGCCTGGCCCCGGACTTGA
- a CDS encoding TonB-dependent receptor: MRANLGYTSRDFWQLWPGSLALWDPYNNRWSNTAGTAQAYRTSMNYQTIDYDQYGGQLDFTKTWKSRVRQRSLLTFDWFRNKQHNWQWGLSGTNLMNAVMSLGLDSAEWQGWRAADPFNTEPKYSLLPSFDPGAGWTGTDASTYSTDLTFYGALFNHTVEMLDGRLNLTGSIRQDFSSIKNRRPLSANGNLSSAKSNEDNFSYSVGLTYNIIPKKFIAYASYGTSFNPEPTVDPNVGTIYGNTTAEGGEVGFKGLLMQERFSYTISFYQVTQDNETTRNPESLIYPDDTTIPYYIDGGSTRGKGIGIDLSGRLLPGLTMIGNASWVAAEVVKNMEDPSLVGTRPLNIPSRTFGVGMTYRPQRILKGTRIGVSYKYIAEALRIRAVGRSSGSLARTDYQIPSSSDWSMFAGYEVRLRNGMQVDFSVNILNLFDKRTISQASFGPNGREARFTVKVAF, translated from the coding sequence ATGCGTGCCAACCTGGGTTATACAAGCCGTGACTTCTGGCAGCTTTGGCCGGGATCATTGGCGCTGTGGGACCCATATAACAATCGCTGGAGCAACACCGCCGGAACCGCCCAGGCCTATCGGACGAGCATGAATTACCAGACGATAGATTATGATCAATATGGAGGCCAGCTCGATTTCACCAAGACTTGGAAATCCCGCGTGAGGCAGCGCAGCCTGCTGACATTCGATTGGTTTAGAAACAAGCAGCACAACTGGCAGTGGGGACTGTCGGGGACAAACTTGATGAATGCCGTGATGTCCCTTGGCCTGGACAGCGCGGAGTGGCAGGGATGGAGGGCGGCGGATCCGTTTAACACCGAGCCCAAATACTCACTGCTGCCGTCTTTTGATCCAGGCGCGGGCTGGACAGGGACGGATGCCAGCACCTACAGCACCGATCTGACGTTCTACGGCGCGCTGTTCAATCATACAGTGGAGATGCTTGACGGGCGTCTGAACCTGACCGGCTCCATACGGCAGGATTTCTCTTCGATCAAGAACCGGCGGCCTCTGAGCGCCAATGGGAACTTGAGCAGCGCCAAAAGCAATGAAGACAATTTTTCTTACAGCGTCGGGCTGACCTACAACATCATTCCCAAAAAATTCATCGCCTACGCCAGCTATGGCACCTCGTTTAATCCAGAGCCGACGGTGGACCCAAACGTGGGGACCATTTATGGGAACACGACGGCAGAGGGCGGGGAAGTCGGATTCAAGGGCCTGCTCATGCAGGAACGGTTCTCCTACACCATTTCCTTTTATCAGGTTACGCAGGACAATGAGACGACAAGAAATCCCGAGTCCCTTATATATCCCGACGACACCACGATCCCTTATTATATCGACGGCGGTTCCACGCGGGGAAAAGGCATCGGGATCGATCTCTCCGGGCGTTTGCTCCCCGGCCTTACCATGATTGGAAATGCGTCATGGGTGGCGGCCGAGGTGGTCAAAAACATGGAGGATCCCTCCCTGGTGGGAACACGTCCGCTTAATATTCCGAGCCGCACGTTTGGCGTGGGCATGACCTACAGGCCGCAGCGCATCCTCAAGGGGACCCGGATCGGCGTCAGTTATAAATATATCGCGGAGGCGTTGCGCATAAGGGCGGTGGGGCGATCCAGTGGCAGCCTGGCGCGAACCGATTATCAAATCCCCTCCTCAAGCGACTGGTCCATGTTTGCCGGTTACGAGGTCAGGCTGCGGAACGGGATGCAGGTGGACTTTTCGGTCAACATTTTGAACCTCTTCGACAAGCGGACGATTTCGCAGGCGTCCTTTGGTCCGAATGGGCGCGAGGCGAGATTCACGGTGAAGGTTGCTTTCTAG